DNA sequence from the Desulfonatronum thiosulfatophilum genome:
GGGCTGACCAGGATTCCTTGGGAATGTCCGGCGCCCGCCCCTGGCTCCGCTCGGCCTGCCAGAAAACAATTCCCGACGCTTCAAGTTCCACCGCCTTTTCCAAAAGCCAGCCGCGCCGTGCGGTCTTGTTCCAACCCAGGGCCAGAATGATTTCCCGTTCCCGGGGAGGCCTGGTTTGCTCAGAGATCAGGTCAAGATAGGCCGCTTTGCGTTCCAGGCGTTGAATCGCAAAGATGCCGCTACGACCGCACCCATCAATCGCGCGGATCGTGTCGCCGGGGCGCGCGCGGAGCACCTTGAGCAGGTGGTGGGCTTCGGAACCTTCCAGAACAAAGGGCTCCCGCCATTGATCCGGGGGCAGGTATAGGGATTTCAATGACGTCAAGCCGGATTATTGGAGTTTGATCCGGGCCGTGCCGTTCTTGTAAAAGGGCAGGGCGGACAGGCGTGCGCTGAGCTCCGTCTTGCCGGTCCGAACGCTGAAGTGCTCCTCCCGCTCGAACTCCTGGCCGATGTAGGCCAGGGCAATGCCGTGGCCGAGGGACGGAGCAAAGCTGCCGCTGGTGATTCGACCTGCCTTGCGCCCGTCCGTTGTAAAAACTTCGTCATCGTGGCGCGCGCTGCGCCGACCGGGAACAAGAAGCGGAGTCAGTCGCTCTCGGACCGCGGATTGACGGTCCTTGCCGACGTAGGGAGCAGGGGAGGTGAGCAGGGCCTCGTAGCCGGCCTCGGCCGGAGTATGGTTCTCGTCCAGATCCTGGCCGTACAGGGGCAGCCCCATTTCCAGGCGCAAAGTGTCCCTGGCGCCCAGACCGGCCGGACGAACCATGTCGTCTTGCAGGCAGGCTTCCCAAAAAGCCTGGGCCAAAGTGTGCGGCAGGTAAATTTCGTAACCCAGTTCACCAGTGTAGCCTGTTCGGCTGACCAGGATCGGTTCATTCCGGAAGGTGGTCCGGCGAAACGAAAAGTAGGCCAAGTCCCGCCAGTTTTCCGGAAGAACGCCGCTCAGCACGTCCACGGAAAGAGGACCCTGCAGATCAATTTTCGCGGTCCCTGCTGAAATGTCCTCCAGAGCCACGGTGCCCGGCAACCTGCCGGCGATCCATTCCCGATCATGGTCGATTCGGGCCGCATTGACCACGAGCATGAATGTTTCCTGATCCAGGCGGTAGATGATCAGGTCGTCCAGGACGCCGCCGGCATGATTGAGCAGGAAGCCGTATCTGGATTTGCCCTGTTTCAGTGTTTGCAGGTTATGGGTCACGACGCGCTCCAGGGCTTCAGGAGTGTTCTTGCCGGAAACGAGGAACTCCCCCATGTGGCTGATGTCGAACAACGACGCCCTGGTCCGTGTCTGTTCGTGCTCGATCAGAATGCCCTCGTACTGAACGGGCATTTCCCATCCGGCAAAAGGGACCATCCTCGCCTTGTGCGCGACGTGCCATGCATGAAGCGGTGTTTGGTGCATCACTTGTCTTTCTCACTTTGGACTGAATTCGCTTGTCGGAACTCCGGCCGTTGTTTGCGGATGTCTTTCAGCTCGTCCACCAATCCCACCAGTCGTCGGTACTGGGTCTTTACCTTTAGTCCGTACCTGCCGGGCCGGTCGTCATCAAGTTGGACATATCGTTTGTTGAGATAGGAATTGCGCAGAACCTTCTCGCATTGGTCGATGACCCGTTCCATCAAGCCGTCAAAATATGGATGAATCTCGAACTTGAAGTCATTGAGAAGTTCATTCATTTGCTGGAGCATGTCCAGCCAGGAAAGAGGCGTTCCCTTGCGGGAGCGACGGGTCAGGTCTTCGAGTATCCGCACCTTGCGTGCTTGGCGAATATAGGAATATTTGGACCAGACATCGTTGTACAGCCTTGGATGGCTTTTGAACGTGTCCAGGTGTTCAGGCTGAAAGATGTACCCGTCCAGAACCTTGACCACGCCGGAATAGAATTCGTCGCCGTAGCCGATGATTCTGCGTTGATGCTTGGAAAGCCAAGCATAAAGGAATTTGAGTCGTTTTTCATGAGTGTCGGTGTTGCTGACAACCTCCGATTTTTTGAAACGAATCGACCCGATGTATTCCCCCTTGACGATGTCGTTGAGCTTGAGAAGCATGTTCGAAATATCCTTGATCACATTGGCTTCACAACAGACTTCGCCGGTCAGGGGGTGGATGATTTCCTGCCGAAGAACCGAAAGCGCCCGGTCCTGCCGGACGTTGTTCTTGTCGTAGCGATGCTGGCGATAAGTCACCCGCAGGACCACGACGTTGTTTTGCGAGTCGACGAAAGCGCCTAGACGGCTGAGATGGTCGATCAGGTCGAGCTGGTCCGAATCGATGCGCACCAGGGCGATTTTCTCTACTTGCGGATAAGGATTGGCATGGGAGTTCTTGTACAAGGTGGTGATGGTGCGATCCGATTGACCCAGCACGCGGACCAGGAATTCCTCGCTCAGCTTGTACAGACGGCGGGCGAACAGGGCGGATGAGGTTCGACGCTCGGAAACGATGGAAAAGCCGTAAAGTTCCATCAGGAATTGATAGACAAAATTTCTGTTCAACTCATAACAGCGGTTGCTGCCCACCTTGAACATGCCGATCCGCAGGCCGAAGCGCTTGAGTTCCGTATCCAGATCAGAAGGAAAAGAGGCGTTGACTCCTGAAAAGACAAAAGGCCCCGAGGGGATGGTGGAAAAAACGTGTCCGCGTTCCATGTGCAGCAGGAATGAGAGCACGCGGGGATAATGCTCCAGTGCGGTCAGGTCCCGTTCGGAAAAGTAATACTGAAACTCATCATGCATCTGTCTGGGCAGTCGATTCTGGAAGGCCAGCTGGTTCTGGTGCAGAATGTGGGTTTCCAGTGGACAAATGGAGGAATCTTCCTGATCCAGATACTCGAAAGGCGAGTGCAGGATGTCGAACTGGAAAATTTCCTGAAAGTAGGAGAGGGGCCGTGCCAGGGCCACAAGGCTGAATCCGGGCAAGTGCCGGTACTCGAAGATGTCCAGGTCGAAGGAGGGCAAAAGTTCCCGCGCTTCGACAAGCGGATAGTTCGCCGTTTCAAAGTAGGGCTTGATCAGGCAGTACTTGATATGCACCATGTCCAAAAACCGGCGCAGCTCAGGCAGCGAGGACAGCTCCGGCATTTCCTTGAGAGCCCAGGGATCCTGCCAGATCATGTCCTTGACCTGTGAAAAAGCTTGTTCCCAGGTAATGCTCATGGATCAGTCGGATTCATTACATGTCGTACGGATCATACTACAGTCGCTCCACGCTCGGATAATTGCGTTGTAACTATCTAATTTTCGAAGAAAAAACAACACCTTTTTTCTTGGAGTTGCTAAAAACATCTGTCATGCATGGGTTCCCATGTCCGTCATGAAAAACTTCTGAATAGGGTGTTGGAAAGCCTGCGAAACAGTACTTTATCAACAGGCTGTTAGCGGTTACAAGCAAAGGCGCGGATCAGAAGATGATTGGGTTATTTGCCTGGATGATTCGAGATGTACCCAATACTTCGTTGGTCATGCCAAACCAACTTTTGGCCGACCATGCAAGACGTGCCGCATTGGGGGCGGCGTTCAAGGGGAAAGAGGCAACGCCAAGTGTAATTGAGCATGCACAGATACCCGTAGCATTTAAAGTGTTACATGAGCTTTGATATATATGCGCAGAATTTTGTATGAAACCCTGGCTGCTTTAGGTCAAAATGCGGATTTTCCTCGTGTTCAAACCCTGGGGGTCGGCATTGGAAAGTTGATTTGGAACGTAGTGCCGTCGAGACGGAAGCTGGCCGTGGCCGCCATTAGCGAACGGCTTGGCCTGGATGCCCCTCAGGCTACTGCCTTGGCCCGCTCAAGTTTCCAGCATAATGGACGCTCATTTTTGGAAATATTTCTGAGTCGGAAGGTGGACTGGAGGTTTGTCCGGGATCGGCTGCTTGTGGATGACCCGGCGCACATGCAACGCACGTTCAACCTTTTGCGGGACAGGGCATGCGTGATAACGTCTGCTCATATGGGAGGGTGGGAGATGCTCGCGGGTCTGTTGCACCTCCTGGCGCCGCAACAGCATTGCCAGGTAGTCGTCAAAGCCACGCACGACAGGGATTTGTACGCTTTGATCAAACGATTGCGCGGCCATTCCACCGTTCACATCGTAGAGCATGAACAGGCCGTGCAAAAGGTCTTGCGCAATCTCAGAAAGCCTGGAACCAGCGCCTTTCTCGTGGACCATAACTGCCGGCGCGAAGAAGCGGTTTTCCTCCCTTTTCTGGGTCGGATGGCCGCGGTCAACGTCGGTCCGGCCTTGTTGGCATTGCGTGGTAAGGCATTGGTAATGCCTGTATTTTTATTACGGGAAGATCCGGACAGGTACCGGCTTATTTACCAAGAACCGCTGGATGCCGGACAACTTCCGGGAGATCGACACGAAAAGATACACACGCTGGCATCATTTTATACCAAGGCTGTTGAGCGGGTCGTGCTCCAGTACCCTGAACAATGGTTCTGGATGCATCGTCGCTGGAAAACCCGACCGGGGGAGGAATTGGCAGGGTAGTATGTCGCCTGATGAAGTTTGGGCAGGAATCTTCATGTAAAAAACCGCCTCTTGATAAAAGTTTACATAATTTACATTATGAGGCTAATATATAATACTCTTAATTAATTATTCATTCAAGAAAAATGGCATCCACGGGACCGCTACAGCCCGTATTCCGGAACATTCACGCATGAATGCTCCTCTTTCGAAAAAAAAAGCCGCCCTGCATTCCGGGCGGCTTTTGAAAACTTGAGTTCACTGTCGAGTGCAGATCATTTTGCATCCGGCTCTGTGCGTCAATGGCCTGGACTGCAAAACGCGATCGGGGATCGGTTATTTTGCTTCCAGTTTCTTCAGATAGGAATCCCTGCACTCATAACTGCAAAAACAATGGACGTTGTCACCTTCCTTGATCCGGATGTCACTGCCCACCGGCACATAGGTGCCGCATACGGGATCCTTGGTCATCACTCCGGTCGCGGCCAGGTTTTCGTGTTCTTTATCCTTGACTTCCTTCTTTTTTTTGAGATCTCCGGTAAGGAGCTTGTACAGGATGAAAATGGCTGCGATAAATATCAAAAACTTGAGCATACGCTCTCCTTATACCCCGTGATCGTTCAAGTTCCGATTCGGGTTTTGGTAATTTGGTAATAATGATCGATGAAAAACCTCTTCATGATCGCCCTCAGTCATTCGATGACTGATATATCAAGTTTCCTCGTACCTGGAACGTAATGGCGTTCAGGGCGGCTTGGATGGGAGTGCCGTTGGGGAAGGTCAGGGTCGGTGCGATGTCTTGGAGGGGGACGAGAATGAAGGCTCTTTCCATGATCCGCGGATGCGGCAGGGTCAGGACCGGTGAATTGTGGCGTTGATCTCCAAAAAGGAGCAGGTCCAGATCAATAATTCTGGGACCTTTGTCCTTTTTCCGGACCCTGCCCATCTGTTTCTCGATTTCCAGCATCGTCTCCAGCAATTCTACAGCAGTCCATGCCGGACCGCAATCAAGCCGTAAAATTTGATTGGCAAACCAGGGCTGGTCTCGGATATTCTGGGGTTCGGTTTTGTAAATGGGTGAACATGGTCCGAGCCGGACCTCGGGCAGGTTTGCCAAGGCAATTCGCGCCCGTTGAAGATTGGCTTCCGGATCGCCTTGGTTTGATCCGAGGCTGATGTATCCGGGGTGGGACTGCATCCAAAGGTCGTCGGCCATGGGCAAAACCTTTTTCATGAAAAACGGGCAGGCGTGATGCCTGCCCGGAATGTGGCGACAGGAAGGGAATCATCCCCCCTTCTTTCTGTGATTGAGCAAGTTTCGGCCTCTACCCCGTCCTTACAGCTTGGCGATCCGGCCCAGTGCCTCGCGCAACCGATCCTCGCCCACGGTGAGGGCGATGCGGAAGTACCCTTCTCCAGGCGCGCCGAACCCATTGCCCGGCGTGACCACGACTCCGGTTTCCTGGAGCACCTTGGTGACAAAGCCAGCGGAATCCAAGCCCTTGGGCACCTTGGTCCAGATGTAGAACGTGGCTTCGGGCGAACGGCAATCCAGGCCGATCTTGCACAATTCCGCAACGGCGACATCCCTTCGGCCTTTGTAGATGTCCCGCATTTCCTGCGCAAAGGATTCGCCCTTTTCCAGGGCGGTGATCCCGGCTTCCTGAACAGCCTGAAAAATTCCGGAATCGATGTTGCTCTTGATTTTTCCCAGACCCTGGACCAACTCTGCGTTGCCCACGGCCATGCCGACACGCCATCCGGTCATGTTGTAGGTTTTGGACAGGGAGTGGAACTCGATGGCCACGTCCATGGCTCCGGGAATTTCCAGGATGCTCAACGGCTTGTTGGCGGAATTGTAGTACATTTCCGAGTAGGCGGCATCATGCACCAGGATGGTGTTGTATTCCTTCGCCTTGGCGATCAACTGCTCGTAGAAGCTTCGAGGCGCCATGGCGGATGTGGGATTGTTCGGATAGTTCAGGAAGAAGATCTTTGCCTTTTTCCAGATATCCGGAGAAATGGCCTCCAGATCGGGCAGAAAATCATTGTCCTCGGTCAAAGGCGCGAAATAGATCTCCCCGCCTGCGAACATTGTGGCGATGGGATAAACCGGATAATTGGGGGTGCTGGTGATGACCAGATCCCCGGGATCCACATAAGCCAGGGGAAAATGGGCCAGTCCCTCTTTTGAACCGATCAGGCTGAGCACCTGGGCCTTGGGATCGAGACGAACGCCGAATCGGGTATCATACCATTTCGCCACGCATTCCCGGAAGGTGTTCATTCCGGAATAGGAAGGGTACCGATGATTTTCGCCCTTGGTAATGGCCTTGTTCATGGACTCAATGATGAAGTCCGGAGTCGGCAGGTCCGGGTCCCCTACTCCAAGATCAATAATATCGACGCCCTTCGCCTTGACTTCGTTCTTGACTCGATCGATTTCCGCGAACAGATAGGGCGGCAATTGCGCTAAACGCTGAGCCGGCTTGAAATTCGGCATGTGTGTGGACTCCTTGAATGCTAAACGTAATGAAACGAACTCCTTGCCACTGGGGCTGAGGAGAACATGAAATCTTCCCCGTGAGCAAATCAATGCAGCTCAACGCCAACATGCTGATTAAAAAGACTTGCCGTGTAAGTCAAATCCTGTGTCCCAAGGCCGAGAAATCACGGCCGGATGGATCGCGGACGACGAGTTGCATGACCGAATCCGAAAATCATGTCGCGACCTGACGCCTTTGCCCTGCACCCCTGGATGGACCGCTTTCTGGAGTACATCCTCGTGGAAAAAGGCCTTGCGGAAAACAGCGTGGCCGCCTACACCATGGATCTTGAGTCGTTGCAACGGTTCCTGATCCGCGAAAACATCGCCTTGGAGGAATTCTCTTCTCAGAGCGCCCTGCTCTATCTGCTGCATCTCCGGCAGTCCGGCTTGCAGAACCGTTCACTGGCCAGGCATCTGGCCACGTTGCGCGGCCTGTTCGCCTTCCTGGTCCGAGAGCGGTTGATGCACGACAATCCGCTGGAGAAGCTGGAAAACCCCAAGCTGCCCCGACACCTTCCGGACGTGCTTAATCGAGAGGAAGTAACCGAATTGCTGGCCCGGCCCAACGTCCACGACAAGCTGGGCTTCCGGGATCGGACCATGCTTGAGCTGCTCTACGCTTCCGGCTTGCGTGTCTCCGAGCTGATCACCCTGCGCCCTCTGGACGTGGATCTGCAGACCGGCCTGCTGCGGGTTTTCGGCAAGGGGCGCAAGGAACGGGTCACGCCGATGCACGATACGGCTCGAAACCTGCTCGAAATTTACATCCAGTCCTGGCGTCCGGCCTTTCTTCCGAAATCGGACTTCCTTTTTCTGAACCGTTCAGGCAAAGGTCTGACAAGGCAAGGCGTCTGGAAACTGATCAAGACATACGCGCGCAAAGCCGGCATCCGGCAGCCCATATCCCCGCATACCCTGCGCCATTCATTTGCCACGCATCTGCTGGAAGGCGGGGCTGACTTGCGCACCGTGCAGATTCTGCTCGGTCACGCCGACATCCTGGCCACGGAGATCTACACCCATGTCCAATCATCGCGCCTGAAAAGCCAGCACTTTCAACATCATCCTCGCGGTGGCCAGGAAAGCGCAAACGCCGATGAACCGCCGGAAAAGGATCATTCGTGACCATATGCAACACCGGCGGCATCCAATCGCCTTACTCCTCAACCAATGAAGCCTTTTCAGCCTCCAGCAACAGCACCCCCAATGCCCTTATCCACGCCTAAGACCCTGATCACGGCCCACAACAACGCGGATTTCGACGCGTTAGCGGCCATGGTGGCCGCGGGAAAACTATATCCGGACGCGGCGCTGGTCTTTCCCGGCAGCCAGGAAAAGAACCTTCGCAATTTCTTCATCCAGAGCGCGACCTACCTTTTCAACTTCCAGTCCATGAAGGAGATCGACGCTTCCGCCGTGGAACTGCTGGTGGTGGTGGACACGCGCCAGCGTTCGCGCCTGGATCATGTGCGCGCCGTCCTGGATCAGCCCGGCCTCGTCATTCATGCTTACGACCATCATCCCGACTCGGATGAGGATTTGCCCGCTGACAAAAACGTAGTCCTGCCCTGGGGCTCGACCACGGCCATCCTGGTTCGGGAAATCCGAGACCGCTCCATTTCCGTAAGCCCGGACGAGGCGACGATCATGGGGCTGGGCATCTACGAGGATACCGGCGCCTTCACCTTTTCCTCGACGACCACCCACGACTTTGACGCCGCATCCTGGCTGCTGGCCCAGGGCATGGATCTGAACACGGTTTCCGATCTCATCACCCGGGACCTGAGCGCTGAGCAAGTCCATCTTCTGCACACCATGCTGGGGTCGGCCACCATTCACGACATCAACGGCATTGAGGTGGTGATCACCGAAGTCAGCATCGATGAATACGTGGGCGACTTTGCCGTTCTCGTGCACAAGCTCGTGGACATGCAGAACATCCGCGTACTTTTCGCTCTGGCCCGCATGAACGACCGGGTGCATCTGATCGCCCGCAGCCGCCGTCCGGAAGTGGACACGGGACGGATCTGCGGCTTTTTCGGCGGCGGCGGGCACGTCTACGCCGCCTCGGCCACCATCAAGGATCGCACGCTGTCCGAGATCAAGGAAGAGCTGTTCGCCCTGCTCTACTCGCATATCAATCCGCAAATCCTGGTTCGCGACTTCATGTCCAAGCCCGCGGTCACCGTTCCTGAAGGCACGACCCTGATCCAGGCCACGGAGATCATGACCCGCTACGGATTGAAGGCCATTCCGGTGGTTCGCGAAGACGGGGCCTGCGTCGGCATTCTGGAGCACCAACTGTCGGACCGCGCCGTCGGCCATGGATTGGGGCAGCTTGTGGTGGAAGAATACATGCAGCGGGATGTGGCCATGGTTTCGCCGGAGGACGATCTCTACGCGGTCATGGAGATCATCCTGGGCTTGAAGCAGCGCCTTGTTCCGGTGGCTCAAAACGGACAGGTCATCGCGGTGATCACCCGCACCGATCTGATCACGATCTTCATCCAGGAATCGGCCCGGATACCGGAATTTCTGCTCCCGGAACGCAGAAACGAGCGCAACATCAAGAACATGCTCAGGTCGCGGCTGGCGGCGGACATATTCCGCCTCCTGGAGCAGGCGGGGGCCCTGGGCCGAGAAATGGGGGTCAGCGTTTACGCCGTGGGCGGTTTCGTCCGGGACATCCTGCTGGACCGGCCGAACCTGGACATCGATCTGGTGGTGGAAGGCGACGGCATCGAATTCGCCCAGGTACTCAGCCGCAAGCTGGGGGGGCGCATCCGGATGCACAAAAAATTCCAGACCGCCGTGGTCATCCTTCCGGACGGCCAGAAGGTGGACGTGGCCACGGCCCGGCTGGAATACTACCAGTACCCCACCGCCCTGCCCACGGTGGAGCTTTCCTCCATCAAGATGGACCTGTACCGGCGCGACTTCAGCATCAACGCCCTGGCCGTGCGCCTGAGCCCGGACCAGTTCGGGAACCTGGTGGACTTCTTTTCCGCCCAGAAGGACATCAAGGAGCGCAACATCCGCGTGCTGCACTCCCTGAGCTTTGTGGAGGATCCGACCCGCATCCTGCGAGCCATCCGGTTCGAACAGCGCTTTAATTTCCGTATGGACCGCCAGACCGAACGATTGATCAAGAACGCCCTGAATCTGAACCTGTTTCAGAAACTGTCCGGAGGACGCCTTTTTCATGAACTGTATCTGATAATGGAGGAAAAGGAGGTGCTTGCCTGTTTTCGGCGCATGGACTCCTTTAATCTCCTACAGGTTCTGCATCCCCTCCTGAAGCTATCCGATCAACTGGAAAGCATCCTGAGCGAAGTGGAACGCGTCCTGAACTGGTATCGCCTGCTTTATCTTGAGCCGAATGTTCTGTCATGGAAGGTATTTATGCTGGGATTGGCTTCGAGCCTAGATGATGCCCAGTTCCAAATCCTCATGCGTCGCTTGAACTTTTCGGATAAGGATGAACGCTATTTCCTGGCCGTGCGCGAAGGACTGGCCGAGACGATTCAACAACTGCATCAATGGCAGGGACGGGCCGGCTCCCTGAGCGAATTGTTTTTCATCCTCGATCCCCTACCCCTGGAGTCCATCCTTTATTTGATGGCCCGCAGTCAGAAGGAGGAGATGCGGCGACACATTTCCCTGTTCCTGACGCAACTCAAAACCCAGAAGGTTTCCGTGACCGGGAAGGACCTTAAAGCCATGAGACTTTCCCCCGGTCCCGTCTATTCCGAGGTGCTGCGCACTCTGCATGCGGCCATGATCGACGGCAAAGCCGTTGACCGGAACAGCCAACTGATCCTGGCCGGCGAACTGGTGGCGCGGATCAAGGCCCGCGAAGCCGCTGACCAGGTTCAGGAGGTGTCGCCCAAGTCGGGATAATTTTTTCTTGATTTACAACATTTACGATATCACCTCAGACTTGATGCTCTTGCAATCGGTATCGAAATCGAAATCGAGAGACTTATCATGTGATAGTGATGCTGTGATGAGGAACAATTATTAGGATTTCGATTGCGATTCCGATATCGATTGCGATTTCGATATCGATTGCGATTTCGATTGCGAGAGATAAGACCGAGAACAAAATGTCCTTTTGCGTTCCTTTTGCCCAGGTTCTTGACCTGGAAAGGGCAACAATTTACAGGCACATGGTGTGGAAGGTGTTGTTTTCTTGTTCAATGATTTTTATTCAGCAACAAACGGAGGTTTTTAAGAATGGTGAAACGACTGTTGATGACGGCCTTGATTCTCGTGGCCATGAGTTCCACGGCCTGGGCCCAGCGGACCCTTGTGTTTGCTTCCGACTGCACATGGCCCCCCATGGAAATGATGAGCGAGGCCGGTGAGTGCGTCGGCTTTGGTCCCGACCTGGTCAATGCCATGGCCCGGGTGGGGGGATTTGACGTGAAGATCCAGAATACCGCCTGGGACGGGATTTTTGCCGGTCTGGCCATGGGCCGGTACGATGCCATTTCCTCTTCCGTGTCCATCACCGAAGAGCGCAGGAAAGCCATGGACTTCTCCGACCCCTATTTTGAGGTCAAGCAAGGCGTCGTGGTCCAGCAAGATTCTCCCATCAAATCGGAGGAAGATCTGGCCGGTAAGACCGTGGGCGCCCAGATCGGCACCACCGGATACTTTGCCGCCATGCGCATTGCCGGAAACAACGCCAAGAGCTACGATGAAATCGGACTGGCCGTCATCGACCTGGCCAACGGCCGGATCGACGCCGCCATTGCCGACGACGCGGTCGCCGCTGATTACGCCTTGACCCATCCGGAGCTGTCCAAGAGTCTGAAGTTGGCCTTCCTGATCGAGCCGGATGAACCCGAATATCTCGGCTTTGCCGTGAAGAAAGGCGACGAGGAAGCCTTGACGCTGATCAACAACGCCCTGGCCCAGGTCAAGGCCAGCAGCGAATACGATGAAATCTTCAAGAAATGGTTCGGCGGGGAATAGCTTCGTTCCCGACTGACCGACGTAACAGACCCCGGCCTTTCCCCGGCTGACGAGAGGCCGGAGTCTGTCATCCATAATCCAAGGGTGCACGATGGCCGACAAGAATGTAGTGATTGAGGTTGGGGATGGGGCCGCCATTCCACGCAAGCGTGACAAAGGCCTTTTCAACGCATGGTGGATTTCCCTCATCGGAGCGCTGAGCATCATCGTTTACTTGTGTCTTTCCCGTCCCGATCCATATTTAAGGATCATCAAGTTTCTTCCAGACGGCATCCTCGTCACCTTTCAGGTCACCATCCTCTCCATACTCCTCGCTCTCGTGATCGGGCTTTTCACGGGGCTGGGGCGCATTTCCAAGAACAGGACCATCAACCTGATCGCCTCCACCTATGTGGAAGTGGTTCGGGGCATTCCGCTGCTGGTCCAGTTGTTCTACATTTATTTTGCACTGGGACAAGTTTTCGCCAATCTGCCGGAAACCAACTTCCTCTTCATTTTTTTAAGGAACATGCCGCCCCTGGTGGCCG
Encoded proteins:
- a CDS encoding CBS domain-containing protein: MPLSTPKTLITAHNNADFDALAAMVAAGKLYPDAALVFPGSQEKNLRNFFIQSATYLFNFQSMKEIDASAVELLVVVDTRQRSRLDHVRAVLDQPGLVIHAYDHHPDSDEDLPADKNVVLPWGSTTAILVREIRDRSISVSPDEATIMGLGIYEDTGAFTFSSTTTHDFDAASWLLAQGMDLNTVSDLITRDLSAEQVHLLHTMLGSATIHDINGIEVVITEVSIDEYVGDFAVLVHKLVDMQNIRVLFALARMNDRVHLIARSRRPEVDTGRICGFFGGGGHVYAASATIKDRTLSEIKEELFALLYSHINPQILVRDFMSKPAVTVPEGTTLIQATEIMTRYGLKAIPVVREDGACVGILEHQLSDRAVGHGLGQLVVEEYMQRDVAMVSPEDDLYAVMEIILGLKQRLVPVAQNGQVIAVITRTDLITIFIQESARIPEFLLPERRNERNIKNMLRSRLAADIFRLLEQAGALGREMGVSVYAVGGFVRDILLDRPNLDIDLVVEGDGIEFAQVLSRKLGGRIRMHKKFQTAVVILPDGQKVDVATARLEYYQYPTALPTVELSSIKMDLYRRDFSINALAVRLSPDQFGNLVDFFSAQKDIKERNIRVLHSLSFVEDPTRILRAIRFEQRFNFRMDRQTERLIKNALNLNLFQKLSGGRLFHELYLIMEEKEVLACFRRMDSFNLLQVLHPLLKLSDQLESILSEVERVLNWYRLLYLEPNVLSWKVFMLGLASSLDDAQFQILMRRLNFSDKDERYFLAVREGLAETIQQLHQWQGRAGSLSELFFILDPLPLESILYLMARSQKEEMRRHISLFLTQLKTQKVSVTGKDLKAMRLSPGPVYSEVLRTLHAAMIDGKAVDRNSQLILAGELVARIKAREAADQVQEVSPKSG
- a CDS encoding 16S rRNA (uracil(1498)-N(3))-methyltransferase translates to MKSLYLPPDQWREPFVLEGSEAHHLLKVLRARPGDTIRAIDGCGRSGIFAIQRLERKAAYLDLISEQTRPPREREIILALGWNKTARRGWLLEKAVELEASGIVFWQAERSQGRAPDIPKESWSAQLVAAAKQCGNARLPFLGIASGGATELVRQFGSSPGKLLLWEHVARERLFNPGLLPATGRTIIVLGPEGGLTDEEAHVFIQAGFDPLSLGRSVLRWETAALLCLGLCYWANQ
- the xerD gene encoding site-specific tyrosine recombinase XerD, with product MSRPDAFALHPWMDRFLEYILVEKGLAENSVAAYTMDLESLQRFLIRENIALEEFSSQSALLYLLHLRQSGLQNRSLARHLATLRGLFAFLVRERLMHDNPLEKLENPKLPRHLPDVLNREEVTELLARPNVHDKLGFRDRTMLELLYASGLRVSELITLRPLDVDLQTGLLRVFGKGRKERVTPMHDTARNLLEIYIQSWRPAFLPKSDFLFLNRSGKGLTRQGVWKLIKTYARKAGIRQPISPHTLRHSFATHLLEGGADLRTVQILLGHADILATEIYTHVQSSRLKSQHFQHHPRGGQESANADEPPEKDHS
- a CDS encoding lysophospholipid acyltransferase family protein, whose product is MRRILYETLAALGQNADFPRVQTLGVGIGKLIWNVVPSRRKLAVAAISERLGLDAPQATALARSSFQHNGRSFLEIFLSRKVDWRFVRDRLLVDDPAHMQRTFNLLRDRACVITSAHMGGWEMLAGLLHLLAPQQHCQVVVKATHDRDLYALIKRLRGHSTVHIVEHEQAVQKVLRNLRKPGTSAFLVDHNCRREEAVFLPFLGRMAAVNVGPALLALRGKALVMPVFLLREDPDRYRLIYQEPLDAGQLPGDRHEKIHTLASFYTKAVERVVLQYPEQWFWMHRRWKTRPGEELAG
- a CDS encoding transcriptional regulator — translated: MLKFLIFIAAIFILYKLLTGDLKKKKEVKDKEHENLAATGVMTKDPVCGTYVPVGSDIRIKEGDNVHCFCSYECRDSYLKKLEAK
- the gcvT gene encoding glycine cleavage system aminomethyltransferase GcvT, which codes for MHQTPLHAWHVAHKARMVPFAGWEMPVQYEGILIEHEQTRTRASLFDISHMGEFLVSGKNTPEALERVVTHNLQTLKQGKSRYGFLLNHAGGVLDDLIIYRLDQETFMLVVNAARIDHDREWIAGRLPGTVALEDISAGTAKIDLQGPLSVDVLSGVLPENWRDLAYFSFRRTTFRNEPILVSRTGYTGELGYEIYLPHTLAQAFWEACLQDDMVRPAGLGARDTLRLEMGLPLYGQDLDENHTPAEAGYEALLTSPAPYVGKDRQSAVRERLTPLLVPGRRSARHDDEVFTTDGRKAGRITSGSFAPSLGHGIALAYIGQEFEREEHFSVRTGKTELSARLSALPFYKNGTARIKLQ
- the folK gene encoding 2-amino-4-hydroxy-6-hydroxymethyldihydropteridine diphosphokinase, coding for MADDLWMQSHPGYISLGSNQGDPEANLQRARIALANLPEVRLGPCSPIYKTEPQNIRDQPWFANQILRLDCGPAWTAVELLETMLEIEKQMGRVRKKDKGPRIIDLDLLLFGDQRHNSPVLTLPHPRIMERAFILVPLQDIAPTLTFPNGTPIQAALNAITFQVRGNLIYQSSND
- a CDS encoding LL-diaminopimelate aminotransferase, with translation MPNFKPAQRLAQLPPYLFAEIDRVKNEVKAKGVDIIDLGVGDPDLPTPDFIIESMNKAITKGENHRYPSYSGMNTFRECVAKWYDTRFGVRLDPKAQVLSLIGSKEGLAHFPLAYVDPGDLVITSTPNYPVYPIATMFAGGEIYFAPLTEDNDFLPDLEAISPDIWKKAKIFFLNYPNNPTSAMAPRSFYEQLIAKAKEYNTILVHDAAYSEMYYNSANKPLSILEIPGAMDVAIEFHSLSKTYNMTGWRVGMAVGNAELVQGLGKIKSNIDSGIFQAVQEAGITALEKGESFAQEMRDIYKGRRDVAVAELCKIGLDCRSPEATFYIWTKVPKGLDSAGFVTKVLQETGVVVTPGNGFGAPGEGYFRIALTVGEDRLREALGRIAKL